In a single window of the candidate division WOR-3 bacterium genome:
- a CDS encoding NADP-dependent malic enzyme, translated as MKITKQEALEYHSKGKKGKLEIKLTKPCETQRDLSLAYTPGVAEPCLEIEKDPLLAYEYTTKGNLVAVISNGTAVLGLGNIGALAGKPVMEGKCVLFKRFADVDAIDIEIDTEDVEEFIRTVKLISPTFGGINLEDVKAPECFEIEERLKEELDIPVFHDDQHGTAIISGAALLNALELTGKKIDKIKVVFNGAGASAIASARFYFLLGVKKENLIMCDTKGVIYKGRKEGMNKFKEEFAQETDKRTLAEALEGADVFVGLSIGNVVTKEMVKKMADKPIIFAMANPIPEISYEDARAARPDAIVATGRSDYPNQINNVLGFPFIFRGALDVRARKINDEMKLAAAKALAELAKEDVPDSVAKAYGVKRIEFGKDYIIPKPLDPRVLYWEAPAVAKAAIETGVARLKIDIEEYREKLKEKVMKGGRVMHIIIQEAKRKLMKIAYAEGEHEKIIRACNIVSNDGIAFPVLLGRKEIIEQKIKNLKLNFEYEIIDPVLSLKREIYAEKLFKIRERKGITKQWAYFSLSNPIVFGSMMVHEGDAHGLIAGLTMDYANALKPILQIIKTEENTKTVAGLYILLIEKEVFLFADATININPDSETLAEIASLTANFAKDLGIEPKIAFLSFSNFGSVRVKEAEKVSEAVKIFKRKYPEIIAEGEMQADTALVPEIIEEFYPFSELKERANILIFPNLDAANISYKILQRLGNAQVIGPILLGTKMATCVLQKGDDVQDIVNMTAVVARDAQKKLKL; from the coding sequence ATGAAAATAACAAAACAGGAAGCTCTTGAGTATCATTCAAAAGGAAAAAAGGGAAAATTAGAAATAAAACTTACAAAACCCTGCGAAACTCAGAGGGATCTTTCTCTTGCCTATACTCCTGGTGTTGCAGAACCGTGTCTTGAAATAGAAAAAGACCCTTTACTTGCCTACGAATATACAACAAAAGGTAATCTCGTTGCAGTTATTTCTAATGGAACTGCTGTATTAGGACTCGGGAATATTGGCGCACTTGCTGGAAAACCAGTAATGGAGGGAAAATGTGTTCTTTTTAAAAGATTTGCCGATGTTGATGCAATTGATATTGAAATTGATACCGAAGATGTAGAAGAATTTATAAGAACAGTTAAACTCATTTCCCCAACTTTTGGAGGAATAAATCTTGAAGATGTAAAGGCTCCTGAATGTTTTGAAATTGAGGAAAGATTAAAAGAAGAACTTGATATACCTGTTTTTCATGATGATCAGCATGGAACCGCAATTATTTCTGGTGCTGCTCTTTTAAATGCTCTTGAACTAACTGGTAAAAAAATTGACAAAATAAAGGTTGTATTTAACGGAGCAGGTGCTTCAGCAATTGCAAGTGCCAGATTTTACTTTCTTTTAGGTGTTAAAAAGGAAAATCTAATAATGTGTGACACAAAAGGTGTTATTTACAAAGGTAGAAAAGAGGGTATGAATAAATTTAAGGAGGAATTTGCTCAAGAAACTGATAAAAGAACCCTTGCAGAAGCCCTTGAAGGAGCTGACGTTTTTGTTGGGCTTTCAATCGGGAATGTTGTTACAAAAGAAATGGTTAAAAAAATGGCAGATAAACCAATAATTTTTGCAATGGCAAATCCTATTCCAGAAATAAGTTATGAGGATGCAAGGGCTGCAAGACCTGATGCAATTGTTGCCACTGGAAGAAGTGATTATCCAAATCAGATCAATAATGTTCTTGGTTTTCCTTTTATTTTCAGAGGAGCACTTGATGTGAGAGCAAGAAAAATCAATGATGAAATGAAACTTGCTGCTGCAAAAGCCCTTGCAGAACTTGCTAAAGAAGATGTTCCTGATTCAGTTGCAAAAGCATATGGAGTAAAAAGGATTGAATTTGGAAAAGATTACATAATTCCAAAACCACTTGATCCACGAGTTTTATACTGGGAAGCACCTGCTGTTGCAAAGGCTGCAATTGAAACTGGTGTTGCAAGATTAAAAATTGACATTGAAGAATACAGGGAAAAATTAAAGGAAAAAGTAATGAAAGGTGGAAGAGTAATGCATATTATTATTCAGGAAGCAAAGAGAAAACTTATGAAAATTGCCTATGCTGAAGGAGAACATGAAAAGATAATAAGAGCCTGTAATATCGTATCAAATGATGGAATTGCTTTTCCAGTTTTACTTGGTAGAAAAGAAATAATAGAACAGAAAATAAAAAACTTAAAATTAAACTTTGAGTATGAAATAATTGACCCTGTTTTGTCTTTAAAAAGGGAAATTTATGCAGAAAAACTTTTTAAAATAAGAGAAAGAAAGGGAATTACAAAACAATGGGCATACTTTTCTCTTTCTAATCCTATTGTTTTCGGTTCTATGATGGTTCACGAGGGCGATGCCCATGGTCTTATAGCAGGGCTTACAATGGATTACGCAAATGCCTTAAAACCAATACTTCAGATTATAAAAACTGAGGAAAACACAAAAACTGTGGCTGGATTATATATTCTTTTAATTGAAAAGGAAGTATTTTTATTTGCCGATGCGACAATAAACATAAATCCTGATTCTGAAACTCTCGCAGAGATAGCTTCTCTTACTGCTAATTTTGCAAAAGACCTTGGAATAGAACCTAAGATAGCATTTTTATCTTTCTCAAACTTTGGTAGTGTAAGGGTAAAGGAAGCAGAAAAGGTAAGTGAAGCAGTTAAAATTTTCAAAAGAAAATATCCTGAAATCATTGCAGAAGGGGAAATGCAAGCTGATACTGCTCTTGTTCCTGAAATTATTGAAGAATTCTATCCTTTTTCAGAATTAAAGGAAAGGGCAAATATTTTAATTTTCCCAAATCTTGATGCTGCTAACATTTCATATAAAATACTTCAGAGACTTGGAAATGCCCAGGTTATAGGTCCAATTCTTCTTGGAACAAAAATGGCTACCTGTGTATTGCAGAAAGGTGATGATGTTCAAGATATTGTGAATATGACAGCTGTTGTTGCAAGAGATGCACAGAAGAAGTTGAAACTTTAA
- the ptsP gene encoding phosphoenolpyruvate--protein phosphotransferase, with protein MKTKLKSKIFQGIPASKGLAIGKVKKFDLKLLKIPRREAKSRREEILKFEKAKKEITRELELVLEHFRGSYRKIIESEILIINDPVIEESVKRNIEKGLSAENSFIESMKNFLSKLEESESFVFKERAREINHLIRKFLEILLGKPSFIDVEKGTIVVSDDISPLDVFSISKTSDIGIVIEHGGHTSHSVIVAKSLKIPMVCAVKGILEGVKDGDDVIVDGWSGKVIINPDEETKKEYERKPLLYTEAIQKIIKGPKVGKGKERKRVSVMGNAAGLEEVEEIVKNKGFGVGLFRTELLMWDPGIWHNEDKLAEVFEKSSKMVFPDPLIVRLIDIAGEPAIPGFEEKNPFLGLRGIRFLLFEKEIMKMMMRSILKASNLGNIRILFPMVTTVKEVEEAKSVLEKAKKELTREDVPFDNYIPVGIMIETPASALMVKEFTSQVDFFSIGTNDLTQYTLAVDRTHPFLAPLYSEFHPSVLNLINHVVKGAHPYRKKVAVCGEMASDPLGAIILMGLGVDELSVHPDAIPLLYGIFQWLEYKKVKEFARKTLEMPDSKTVKEKTIEFLKKNIPPLAIFYE; from the coding sequence GTGAAGACTAAATTAAAGTCTAAGATTTTTCAAGGTATACCGGCATCAAAAGGTCTTGCAATAGGAAAAGTAAAAAAATTTGACCTCAAATTATTAAAAATTCCCCGAAGAGAGGCGAAAAGTAGAAGAGAAGAAATTTTAAAATTTGAAAAAGCAAAAAAAGAAATTACAAGGGAACTTGAGCTTGTTCTTGAACATTTTAGAGGAAGTTATAGAAAAATAATTGAAAGTGAAATACTTATAATTAACGACCCTGTTATAGAGGAGAGTGTTAAAAGAAATATAGAAAAAGGACTTTCAGCTGAGAATAGTTTTATTGAATCAATGAAAAATTTTTTATCAAAACTTGAGGAAAGTGAAAGTTTTGTATTTAAAGAAAGGGCAAGAGAAATAAATCATCTTATTAGAAAATTCCTTGAAATACTTCTTGGCAAGCCGAGTTTTATTGATGTTGAAAAAGGAACAATTGTAGTATCAGATGATATTTCACCCCTTGATGTTTTTTCAATTTCTAAAACTTCGGATATTGGAATAGTCATAGAACACGGAGGACATACCTCTCACAGTGTTATAGTTGCAAAGAGTTTAAAAATTCCAATGGTCTGTGCTGTTAAAGGAATACTTGAAGGGGTTAAAGATGGAGATGATGTAATTGTTGATGGATGGTCAGGGAAAGTAATAATAAATCCAGATGAAGAAACAAAAAAAGAATATGAGAGAAAACCATTACTTTACACAGAAGCAATTCAAAAGATAATAAAAGGACCAAAGGTAGGAAAGGGTAAGGAAAGAAAAAGAGTATCTGTAATGGGAAATGCTGCAGGACTTGAAGAAGTTGAAGAAATTGTAAAAAATAAAGGATTTGGAGTAGGTCTTTTTAGGACTGAACTTTTAATGTGGGACCCTGGAATATGGCATAATGAGGATAAACTTGCAGAGGTTTTTGAAAAAAGTTCAAAAATGGTTTTCCCTGATCCACTTATAGTCAGATTGATAGACATAGCAGGTGAACCAGCTATACCAGGATTTGAGGAGAAAAATCCCTTTCTTGGATTAAGGGGTATCAGATTTCTCCTTTTTGAAAAGGAAATAATGAAAATGATGATGAGATCAATTTTAAAAGCATCAAATCTTGGAAATATAAGAATTCTTTTTCCAATGGTAACAACAGTAAAAGAAGTTGAGGAAGCAAAAAGTGTTCTTGAAAAGGCAAAAAAGGAACTTACAAGAGAAGATGTTCCCTTTGATAATTATATTCCTGTAGGAATAATGATAGAAACACCAGCATCAGCTTTAATGGTTAAAGAATTTACATCTCAGGTAGATTTCTTTTCAATTGGAACTAACGATTTAACCCAGTATACACTTGCAGTTGATAGAACACATCCTTTTCTTGCTCCTCTTTACAGCGAATTCCATCCCTCTGTTTTGAACCTTATAAACCATGTAGTTAAGGGGGCTCATCCTTACAGAAAAAAAGTTGCTGTGTGCGGGGAAATGGCATCTGATCCTCTTGGAGCAATTATTTTGATGGGTTTAGGAGTTGATGAACTATCTGTTCACCCTGATGCAATACCCCTTTTATATGGAATTTTCCAGTGGCTTGAATATAAAAAAGTTAAAGAATTCGCAAGAAAAACTCTTGAAATGCCTGATTCAAAAACCGTTAAGGAAAAAACAATAGAATTTTTAAAGAAAAATATACCACCCCTTGCTATATTCTACGAATAA
- the ruvX gene encoding Holliday junction resolvase RuvX: MGRILGIDYGERFVGFAISDERECISSPLFEIDKRKKSFKKTIKELIEKYKPYLIVFGEPRSIKGEGLKISEEIKKEGEKIERKYNIKVVYWDEWNSSKLASKHKKKEIHSISAAYILQDYLNFMYNKKDIKKEG, from the coding sequence TTGGGAAGAATATTAGGAATTGATTATGGTGAAAGATTTGTGGGTTTTGCAATTTCAGATGAGAGAGAATGCATATCTTCTCCACTTTTTGAAATCGATAAAAGAAAAAAAAGTTTTAAAAAAACTATTAAAGAATTAATAGAGAAATATAAACCTTACTTAATTGTTTTTGGAGAACCCCGTTCCATAAAAGGAGAAGGTTTGAAAATTTCTGAAGAAATAAAAAAGGAAGGTGAAAAAATTGAAAGAAAATATAATATAAAGGTAGTTTACTGGGATGAATGGAATTCCTCTAAGCTTGCAAGTAAGCATAAAAAAAAGGAAATTCACTCAATATCAGCAGCCTATATATTGCAAGATTACCTAAATTTTATGTATAATAAAAAAGACATAAAGAAGGAGGGTTAA
- the fbp gene encoding fructose-1,6-bisphosphate aldolase/phosphatase → MKVTISVIKADIGGYVGHSGMHPALMALAEDELEEAKKSGVIIDYFVAHAGDDLELIMTHNKGVDNSEIHKLAWEIFKKGSEKAKELGLYGAGQDILSDAFSGNVKGMGPGVAEMEIEERVSEPIIVFMADKTSPGAWNLPLFKIFADPFNTAGLVIDPKLHDGFIFEVLHMKEGKVVKLACPEEMYSLLALIGAVETYAIKNVYRKDGVIAATASTQRLSLIAGKYVGKDDPVMIVRTQSGFPAVGEVLEAFSLAHLVAGWMRGSHWGPLMPVSMKDASCTRFDGPPRVVALGFQVKDGKLIGPKDMFDDPAFDLTRKRAQEITDYIRRMGPFEPQRLGLEEMEYTTLPSVLEKLKNRFQEVD, encoded by the coding sequence ATGAAGGTAACAATAAGTGTGATAAAAGCAGATATTGGCGGGTATGTGGGTCATTCTGGGATGCATCCAGCTTTAATGGCTTTGGCTGAGGACGAGCTTGAGGAGGCGAAAAAGAGTGGAGTAATAATAGATTATTTTGTTGCTCATGCAGGAGATGACCTTGAACTTATAATGACTCATAATAAGGGGGTTGATAATTCAGAAATACATAAACTTGCTTGGGAAATTTTTAAAAAAGGTTCAGAGAAAGCAAAGGAACTCGGGCTTTATGGAGCAGGGCAGGATATTTTGTCTGATGCATTTTCAGGAAATGTTAAAGGTATGGGTCCAGGAGTAGCAGAGATGGAGATAGAGGAGAGAGTTTCAGAGCCCATTATTGTTTTTATGGCTGATAAAACATCACCTGGTGCATGGAATTTGCCTTTGTTTAAAATTTTTGCGGATCCCTTTAATACAGCAGGTCTTGTAATTGACCCAAAGTTGCATGATGGGTTTATATTTGAAGTTCTTCATATGAAAGAGGGTAAAGTTGTAAAACTTGCTTGTCCAGAGGAAATGTATAGCCTATTAGCTTTAATTGGAGCAGTTGAAACCTATGCAATTAAAAATGTTTACAGAAAAGATGGTGTAATTGCTGCAACTGCTTCAACTCAGAGACTTTCTCTTATTGCAGGTAAATATGTGGGAAAAGATGACCCTGTTATGATTGTTAGAACTCAAAGTGGTTTTCCTGCTGTTGGTGAAGTTCTTGAAGCTTTTTCCCTTGCCCATCTTGTAGCTGGCTGGATGAGGGGCTCTCACTGGGGACCTCTTATGCCTGTTTCTATGAAGGATGCCTCTTGTACCAGATTTGATGGTCCACCAAGAGTTGTGGCACTCGGATTTCAGGTAAAAGATGGAAAACTGATAGGTCCAAAGGATATGTTTGATGACCCTGCTTTTGATTTAACGAGAAAAAGAGCTCAAGAAATAACTGATTATATAAGAAGAATGGGTCCATTTGAGCCACAGAGACTTGGACTTGAAGAAATGGAATATACCACTTTACCATCAGTTCTTGAGAAATTAAAGAATAGATTTCAAGAAGTTGATTGA
- a CDS encoding cupin domain-containing protein, which produces MEKIQIFKIFEDKEEYWNPIEIAKIEDVAVRVAKIQGEFPFHTHTEGDELFIVLKGEIFIDTEERTYNLKEGEGILVKKGIRHRSRANIPSIIMLVEPKRLVTKPKID; this is translated from the coding sequence ATGGAAAAAATTCAGATTTTTAAAATTTTTGAAGATAAAGAAGAATACTGGAATCCAATTGAAATTGCCAAAATAGAGGATGTTGCTGTTAGGGTAGCAAAAATCCAGGGTGAATTTCCCTTTCATACACATACAGAAGGAGATGAGTTATTTATTGTATTAAAGGGTGAAATTTTTATTGATACAGAAGAAAGAACATATAATTTAAAAGAAGGGGAAGGAATTTTAGTAAAAAAAGGAATAAGACACAGATCAAGAGCTAACATTCCTTCTATAATTATGCTTGTAGAACCTAAAAGACTTGTAACTAAACCTAAAATTGATTAA
- a CDS encoding HPr family phosphocarrier protein has protein sequence MIEKEVIVKNTLGIHARPATQFVKIASKYNCEVYVIKDGIEVNGKSIMSLLILTATKGSKLIIRCKGPDEKEALKELVNLVEEGFGED, from the coding sequence TTGATTGAGAAAGAAGTTATTGTAAAAAATACACTTGGCATACATGCAAGACCGGCAACACAGTTTGTTAAAATTGCTTCAAAATATAACTGTGAGGTTTATGTTATAAAAGATGGTATTGAAGTGAACGGAAAAAGTATTATGAGCTTATTGATTTTAACTGCAACAAAAGGTAGTAAGCTTATAATCAGATGTAAAGGGCCTGATGAAAAAGAGGCTCTGAAAGAACTTGTAAATCTTGTTGAGGAGGGTTTTGGTGAAGACTAA
- the rimO gene encoding 30S ribosomal protein S12 methylthiotransferase RimO, with amino-acid sequence MKKFSIITLGCPKNQVDSEYLAGNLLKNNFELVPPEKSEGIIIMTCSFINPAVKETENTIRKFIELKRNKKIKFLAVGGCYIHRFKEKIKEKFPEIDLLFGFDDIENFEKILKKNKETNYSSTRFIYSDKIPRLISTRNFAYLKISEGCDELCSFCIIPKIRGKFRSKPVEKIIEEAKLLTDSGFYEIILISQSTGLYGVDIYKKKMLKELLKNLLKIKKLRLLRIFYLHPADFDEEIIKLIVDNDKMAPYIDIPIQHISENVLTTMRRRGKKEKILSALELIDKYKNKRNLTVRTEIIVGFPTEREEDFEELYEFCKKDNLIKRWALFKYHNEKESFAYENYKPLANKIIEERYKKMLEVIREKNLISAKELIGKELIFIPEYKEDGRVFGHTEYDAPEIDIKSFVESDDYENFVFRKLKVKSISKKGFKLVNIYP; translated from the coding sequence ATGAAAAAATTCTCTATTATCACACTTGGGTGTCCGAAAAACCAAGTTGATAGTGAATATCTTGCAGGAAACCTTTTAAAAAATAATTTTGAATTAGTTCCACCCGAAAAATCTGAAGGTATAATAATAATGACCTGCTCCTTCATAAATCCTGCTGTTAAAGAAACAGAAAATACTATAAGAAAATTTATTGAACTAAAAAGAAATAAAAAAATTAAATTCCTTGCAGTGGGAGGATGCTATATACATAGATTCAAAGAAAAAATTAAAGAAAAATTCCCAGAAATTGACCTTTTATTCGGGTTTGATGATATAGAAAATTTTGAGAAAATACTCAAAAAAAATAAAGAAACAAACTATAGTTCAACAAGATTTATCTATTCTGATAAAATTCCAAGACTAATTTCTACAAGGAATTTTGCCTATTTGAAAATTTCAGAAGGTTGTGATGAATTATGTTCTTTCTGTATTATACCAAAAATAAGGGGGAAATTTCGTTCAAAGCCCGTGGAGAAAATAATTGAGGAAGCTAAATTGCTTACAGATTCAGGTTTTTACGAAATAATTTTAATTTCTCAGTCCACCGGTTTATATGGTGTTGATATTTACAAAAAGAAAATGTTAAAGGAACTTCTTAAAAATCTTTTAAAAATTAAAAAATTAAGATTACTCAGAATATTTTATCTTCATCCAGCAGATTTTGATGAAGAAATTATTAAATTAATTGTAGATAACGATAAAATGGCCCCTTATATTGATATTCCAATTCAACATATCTCAGAAAATGTATTAACTACAATGAGAAGAAGAGGAAAAAAGGAAAAGATTTTGAGTGCTTTAGAATTGATTGATAAGTATAAAAATAAGAGAAATTTAACAGTTAGAACTGAAATAATTGTTGGGTTTCCAACTGAGAGAGAGGAAGATTTTGAAGAACTTTATGAATTTTGTAAAAAGGATAATTTAATAAAAAGGTGGGCTCTTTTTAAATATCATAATGAAAAGGAAAGTTTTGCTTACGAGAATTACAAGCCTTTGGCTAATAAAATTATTGAAGAAAGGTATAAAAAAATGTTAGAGGTAATAAGAGAAAAAAATTTAATTTCTGCGAAAGAACTAATTGGAAAAGAACTTATTTTTATTCCAGAATATAAGGAGGATGGAAGAGTTTTTGGTCATACTGAGTATGATGCACCTGAAATTGATATAAAATCTTTTGTGGAAAGTGATGATTATGAAAATTTTGTTTTCAGAAAATTGAAAGTTAAAAGCATTTCTAAAAAGGGGTTTAAACTGGTTAATATTTATCCATAG
- the cysC gene encoding adenylyl-sulfate kinase yields MKKRGICIWLTGLPCSGKSTIAKGLSEKLIERGRDVEILDGDIVRNFLNKDLGFTKEDRLENMRRVSVLADLLTKHGVDVIVALVSPYREGRDKARKLLPLFVEVYVKASLETCEKRDVKGMYKLAREGKIKNFTGVDDPYEEPLNPEIICDTEKEEIEESVNKIIKFLEERNFIEVKESEETGYTEEEEEEIKKRLEELGYI; encoded by the coding sequence GTGAAAAAAAGAGGAATATGTATATGGTTAACAGGTTTACCCTGTTCTGGTAAAAGTACAATAGCAAAAGGTTTATCAGAAAAACTTATTGAAAGGGGAAGGGATGTTGAAATTCTTGATGGAGATATTGTCAGAAATTTTTTGAATAAAGATCTTGGATTTACGAAGGAAGATAGGCTCGAAAATATGAGAAGAGTTTCAGTTCTCGCTGATTTACTCACAAAACATGGTGTAGATGTCATAGTAGCTCTTGTTTCACCTTATAGAGAAGGAAGAGATAAAGCAAGAAAGCTTTTGCCTTTATTTGTAGAGGTTTATGTTAAGGCAAGTCTTGAAACATGTGAAAAAAGAGATGTAAAGGGAATGTATAAATTGGCAAGGGAAGGGAAAATCAAGAATTTTACTGGTGTGGATGACCCATATGAAGAGCCCTTAAATCCTGAAATTATATGTGACACAGAGAAGGAGGAAATAGAAGAAAGTGTGAACAAAATTATTAAATTTCTTGAAGAAAGAAACTTCATAGAGGTAAAGGAATCAGAGGAAACGGGATACACAGAGGAAGAGGAAGAAGAAATTAAAAAGAGGCTTGAGGAATTAGGTTACATTTGA
- a CDS encoding pyridoxine 5'-phosphate synthase, whose protein sequence is MKPIKLSVNIDHIATLREARKEKFPDPLLAAIIAEQAGASGITCHIRLDKRHIKEEDVEKLKKHISGELNLEMCVDFINFAIKVKPHWVTIVPEKESEITTEGGLDLKKMKDELKEPIKNLKKNGINVSLFIEPDKEMIKIAKDLGVDAVELNTNSYVKSYGEDREKEIERLKTSAKFAHSLGLKVRAGHGLTRQTLIPLLEIEEIEEVSIGFAIIADSVLSGLYNVVKEYREILMRKGI, encoded by the coding sequence ATGAAACCAATTAAATTAAGTGTAAATATTGATCATATTGCTACTTTAAGAGAAGCAAGAAAAGAAAAATTTCCTGATCCTCTTTTAGCAGCTATTATTGCAGAACAAGCAGGTGCAAGTGGGATAACCTGTCATATAAGATTAGATAAAAGACATATAAAGGAGGAAGATGTTGAAAAATTAAAAAAACACATTTCAGGAGAATTGAATTTGGAAATGTGTGTTGATTTTATTAATTTTGCTATAAAAGTAAAACCCCACTGGGTAACAATTGTTCCAGAAAAGGAAAGTGAAATAACTACAGAAGGTGGTCTTGATCTCAAAAAAATGAAGGATGAATTAAAAGAGCCGATCAAAAACCTTAAAAAAAATGGTATAAATGTAAGTCTTTTCATAGAGCCGGATAAAGAAATGATAAAAATTGCAAAGGATCTGGGTGTGGATGCTGTTGAACTTAACACAAATTCCTATGTAAAATCTTATGGAGAAGATAGAGAAAAAGAAATAGAGAGGCTTAAAACCAGTGCTAAATTTGCCCATTCTTTAGGTCTTAAAGTTCGAGCAGGACATGGACTTACTCGTCAGACTTTAATTCCACTTCTTGAAATTGAGGAAATTGAAGAAGTTTCTATTGGTTTTGCAATTATTGCAGATAGTGTTTTATCAGGCTTATACAATGTTGTAAAAGAATATAGGGAAATTCTTATGCGAAAAGGTATTTAA